The nucleotide window GCCGCAACCGTGATTTCCGCCCAGACCATGTCGAGCCCAAGCTTGCCGACCTCGGTGGAGATGCGGAAGCCCATGCCGACGATGGGAGAGCCAAAGAACTCGGCGACGATCGCACCGATCAGCGCCGACGTGGTTGAAATCTTGAGGCCGTTGAAAATGAACGGCATCGCGGCAGGCAACCGCAGCTTGAGCAAGGTGTCGGAATAGCTCGCCGCATAGGTCTTCATCAGATCGCGCTGCATGTGATCGGTATCAGCCAATCCCTGCACGCAATTGACCAGCATCGGAAAGAAAACCATCACCACGACAACGGCGGCCTTGGAATGCCAGTCGAAGCCGAACCACATCACGAGGATCGGGGCGATGCCGACGATGGGCAGCGCGGCAACGAAGTTGCCAACCGGCAGCAGGCCCAATTGCAGGAAGGGCACGCGGTCGATGAGGATCGCCGTCAGAAACGCCGCGCCGCAGCCGATGATATAGCCACTGAGCGCGCCCTTGGCGAAGGTCTGCAGGAAGTCGAGCCAGAGGATATTGGTGGAAGCGGCAAATCGCGTTGCGATGGCGGATGGCGGCGGCAGGATGACACCGGGAATGTTTAGCCCGCGCACCAGCAGCTCCCAGGCAACAAGGATTGTCACCCCGAAAATGAAGGGCACCAGAAAGCGCACCAGCAGCGTTTTGTGGGCCTTCGACCGGGAGAGTTTGACGTTGACCCACGAGGCCACAATCCAGACGACAAGTGCAGCAAGAACAAGGGTCATCGCACCATCCCCATTTTCTTCAGAACAGATTTCTCGGCAAGCCCCACCAGTGCCA belongs to uncultured Cohaesibacter sp. and includes:
- a CDS encoding ABC transporter permease; the protein is MTLVLAALVVWIVASWVNVKLSRSKAHKTLLVRFLVPFIFGVTILVAWELLVRGLNIPGVILPPPSAIATRFAASTNILWLDFLQTFAKGALSGYIIGCGAAFLTAILIDRVPFLQLGLLPVGNFVAALPIVGIAPILVMWFGFDWHSKAAVVVVMVFFPMLVNCVQGLADTDHMQRDLMKTYAASYSDTLLKLRLPAAMPFIFNGLKISTTSALIGAIVAEFFGSPIVGMGFRISTEVGKLGLDMVWAEITVAAIAGSLFYGAVAAIEKGVTFWHPSQRG